In a single window of the Stigmatopora nigra isolate UIUO_SnigA chromosome 7, RoL_Snig_1.1, whole genome shotgun sequence genome:
- the tex10 gene encoding testis-expressed protein 10 homolog has product MKSKKKKRQDDFQKVKLKVGKKKPRADNATNTNFRTKGIYLSEQLKRDTSGPTTNRQLGINDLLSQLHHYNANVKHSALLGLKELLSTNPFLLEQHLSRLLSEVAAVFTDKDANVRLTATRVLRYIAQSVPAERVAPFFPLLSAHLCCAMTHIEFSIQEDAMKILDVMLEHYPELLAARPAVLLTNFLELISHRQNGGKKEVEGKGQKWALSVNPKRTVTSQEWRFSVLLRLGRFLQAVVEERPVEEGDVSVTANGVFGSSGRIRITPLNVIWNELINSKTGVKVYEHSGSKPSPHSAFKFRPDSDHSGEAFEGLDSVEAVQNFASMLVPLLLEVWVEASTSDSSWNNSEASHLVTADALSVMYQVLSIFQLLRKLAPRPEHQDTLDAWFRKEYLEDFKQHFVKNFPYSLHDMPKTKKKVNTKRAKQTAAFSDVTVDPLALNITLCQVMVSLSHRQGIGREADGDWLTPLRMFVRDTLSGEVKLSYRQLHMLLGTVWKMMLTQKSKTLTEELLAAVYSYYQQRHLTLQARSLLLSFYSKIYLQEQAHSHIKKSKVLCRWLAYLPVQLSQLGHRNPALSALLIQSIQAAASRGHKELLSSLQAQACNLYDPLDGAVVLLPTECQQKMVQLLYFLPKMPRALLANLSFCCSNGRISAGLAATLIRIIHLRSSLGGWSVGSKEAAFQDADYISFLFSTLTGFSCDQLALLQQAADTRGTAPSPLSPLKLHCTPLDQFTHHWDVVEEVCQRLETLGSNTQCFDILQNFILEYMTKLRAVPDSLATGLLVAFSRLIDMSILPVEAVFRLLSRCCLSLLTLLVTQRQEAAMAQEQHKREAIWGACVASLSTVPRLLRMVLQLRVSDLSQEDLPQLGQILSMLMQHTPLQHQLVANASLLQDLIQQLTRNSRGATRQQWLIDLLYCYGVTVAHGSSSHRGNLRDVY; this is encoded by the exons ATGAaatccaagaagaagaagagacaaGATGATTTCCAAAAGGTGAAATTAAAGGTGGGAAAGAAGAAGCCAAGAGCAGATAATGCCACCAATACCAACTTTCGCACCAAAGGGATATATCTCAGTGAACAGCTAAAGAGAGATACCAGTGGTCCCACCACAAATCGGCAACTTGGCATCAAT GACTTGTTGTCTCAGCTTCACCATTACAATGCCAATGTGAAGCACAGTGCCTTGTTAGGTTTAAAGGAGCTACTGTCAACAAACCCTTTTCTCCTAGAACAGCATTTGTCACGTTTGTTGTCCGAGGTGGCTGCTGTGTTCACAGACAAGGATGCCAATGTTCGTTTGACAGCAACTCGAGTGCTcag GTATATAGCCCAGTCGGTGCCTGCAGAACGAGTGGCTCCATTTTTCCCACTCCTCAGTGCCCACCTATGTTGTGCCATGACTCACATTGAGTTTAGCATTCAAGAAGATGCCATGAAGATCCTGGATGTGATGCTGGAGCACTACCCTGAGCTACTTGCCGCACGGCCTGCTGTGCTCCTCACAAACTTCCTGGAATTAATCTCACACAGACAGAATGGAGGTAAAAAAGAGGTGGAGGGAAAGGGACAGAAATGGGCACTTTCTGTCAACCCTAAGAGGACCGTGACCAGCCAAGAGTGGCGCTTCTCTGTGCTGCTCAG ACTTGGACGCTTTCTTCAAGCAGTAGTTGAGGAAAGACCAGTAGAAGAAGGTGACGTATCAGTCACTGCCAATGGAGTGTTTGGTTCCAGTGGCAGAATCAGGATTACGCCTTTGAATGTAATCTGGAATGAGCTCATAAACAGTAAAACTGGAGTTAAAGTATATGAGCACTCTGGGAGCAAACCAAGTCCTCACTCCGCATTTAAATTCAG ACCAGATTCAGATCACTCGGGTGAGGCTTTTGAAGGCTTAGACTCGGTAGAGGCTGTGCAAAATTTTGCGTCCATGCTGGTTCCACTTTTGCTGGAAGTGTGGGTGGAGGCCAGCACCAGCGATTCTTCTTGGAACAACTCTGAGGCCAGTCACCTGGTAACCGCGGACGCCTTGTCCGTGATGTACCAGGTGTTGTCCATTTTTCAACTGCTCCGAAAACTGGCACCACGGCCGGAGCATCAAGACACACTG GATGCATGGTTCCGCAAAGAATACTTGGAAGATTTTAAgcagcattttgtgaaaaactTTCCTTACAGTCTTCATGATATGCCCAAAACCAAAAAGAAAGTTAACACCAAGAG GGCCAAGCAGACTGCAGCTTTCTCCGACGTGACCGTGGATCCCCTGGCTTTAAATATCACACTTTGCCAGGTGATGGTGTCTCTGAGTCACAGGCAGGGAATCGGCCGAGAGGCGGACGGAGACTGGCTGACGCCCCTGAGGATGTTTGTGCGAGATACGCTCAGTGGCGAAGTGAAGCTCAGCTACAGGCAACTGCACATGCTACTCGGCACTGTGTGGAAAATGATGCTCACgcaaaaaagcaaaa CATTGACAGAGGAGCTGTTGGCAGCAGTGTACTCGTATTATCAGCAGAGACACTTGACATTGCAGGCCAGATCTCTCTTGCTGTCTTTTTACAGCAAAATCTACCTGCAGGAGCAGGCGCATTCACACATCAA AAAGAGCAAAGTGCTCTGTCGCTGGCTGGCGTATCTCCCCGTGCAGTTGTCGCAGCTGGGCCACCGGAACCCCGCTCTGTCTGCGTTGCTCATCCAGTCCATCCAGGCTGCTGCTTCTCGAGGCCACAAAGAACTGCTCAGCAGTCTACAAGCGCAGGCCTGCAATCTTTACG ACCCACTGGATGGTGCTGTGGTTCTTCTGCCCACTGAGTGCCAGCAAAAAATGGTGCAGCTGCTTTACTTCCTACCCAAGATGCCCCGCGCTCTCTTGGCCAATCTGAGCTTCTGTTGCAGCAATGGACGAATCTCTGCTGGCCTTGCCGCCACTCTCATTCGTATCATTCACCTAAG GTCTTCCCTGGGTGGCTGGTCAGTCGGAAGCAAGGAAGCAGCCTTCCAGGACGCGGACTACATCAGCTTCTTGTTCTCCACCCTTACCGGATTCTCGTGCGACCAGCTCGCTCTTCTGCAGCAGGCTGCCGACACCAGAGGGACAGCCCCCTCTCCCCTGTCACCCCTGAAGCTTCACTGCACCCCTCTAGATCAGTTCACTCACCACTGGGACGTAGTGGAG gAAGTGTGCCAGCGTCTAGAaaccctgggttcaaatactcAGTGCTTTGACATCTTGCAAAATTTCATCTTGGAATACATG ACCAAGCTGCGAGCGGTGCCCGACAGCCTGGCAACGGGCCTCCTCGTTGCCTTTTCCAGGCTAATAGACATGTCCATCCTGCCCGTGGAGGCCGTCTTTCGCCTGCTGTCGCGCTGTTGCCTCAGCCTTCTGACCCTACTCGTCACTCAGCGTCAGGAAGCGGCGATGGCGCAAGAACAGCACAAaag AGAGGCCATTTGGGGCGCATGCGTGGCCTCACTGAGCACCGTGCCTCGCCTGCTGAGGATGGTCCTGCAGCTGCGTGTGAGCGATCTGAGCCAGGAGGATCTGCCCCAACTGGGACAGATTTTGTCTATGCTGATGCAACACACGCCGCTGCAACACCAGCTCGTGGCCAATGCCAGTCTGCTGCAGGATCTAATACAACAACTCACG AGGAACTCCCGTGGCGCGACCAGGCAGCAGTGGCTGATCGACCTGCTGTACTGTTACGGCGTCACCGTGGCACACGGTTCGTCGTCTCACCGAGGAAACCTCCGAGACGTGTACTGA
- the invs gene encoding inversin, with translation MASAPPSGPGVASLGSQVHAAAVNGDRNALLKLITADPVLRDREDQFGRTPLMYCVLADRLDCAEILLKAGASVNKTDHSQRTALHLAAQKGNVRFLKLLLSRHANWLQKDLEEMTPLHLATRHPSSKALALLLKHIGPGEVDTQDKNKQTALHWSAFYNRPEHVRLLIKHDSNIGIPDSEGKIPLHWAAHSQEASATQTVRCILEAAPTESLLNWQDYEGRTPLHFAVADGNEAVVEVLTSYKGCHVTAYDNLFRTPLHWAALLGHASIVHLLLERNTSGSIPSDSQGATPLHYGAQSNNAETVGVFLSHPSVKDESDLEGRTAFMWAAGKGGDDVIRTMLALTPHIDINMADKYGGTALHAAALSGHVNTVQLLLERGAMVDSLDVMKHTPLFRACEMGHRDVILTLIKGSARVDLVDVDGHTALHWAALGGNAEVCQILMDNGISPNVKDHAGRTPLQCAAYGGYITCMAVLMEKHADPNIQDKEGRTALHWSCNNGYLDAVKLLLGYSAFPNHMEHTEERYTPLDYALLGGHSEVTQFMLEHGALSIAAIQDIAAASIQAIYKGYTVRKAFRERKQLLMRHEQLRKDAAKKREEELRRREAVQQISTAKVEEQKSSTTAHEKKLCLVNLVADLSVKDSVVASKKTSKHERRNKEETHKALRSRSTRSKTAEPAHSPNPNGHASRDTTTDRPKEPPSPGVCASPRPSTTRKIREQRLLPCPGAPSTDANSPLTKSHSPKRGHHRVKDHARVGGSSLNAKSPSRKLCAAGDASRAHGGEQQKRRHEAAGVIQRAWRRRLARKQIEGKAAVELRDFNHRHSRKRRTEVRAPPTKPAATKMSVLQNIYGNSVAVRGHSSFRGSQLLLNIPLRTQSQLSGLDCVHLTDAVNQARQFSYHLRPQSAEQGRARRGKR, from the exons ATG GCCTCAGCGCCGCCGTCTGGACCGGGCGTCGCCTCTCTGGGTTCGCAGGTTCACGCTGCTGCCGTCAATGGCGACAGGAACGCCCTGCTCAAACTCATCACAG CCGACCCGGTCCTACGGGACCGTGAAGACCAGTTTGGCCGCACCCCTCTGATGTACTGCGTGCTGGCAGATCGACTGGATTGCGCTGAGATTCTGCTGAAGGCCGGAGCCTCGGTCAACAAGACGGACCACAGTCAGCGCACGGCTCTACACCTCGCCGCACAGAAG GGAAATGTTCGATTTCTTAAGCTGCTGTTGTCACGGCACGCCAATTGGCTGCAGAAAGATTTGGAAGAGATGACTCCACTACATCTTGCCACACGACATCCTTCTTCCAAAGCCCTCGCATTACTGCTCAAACACATTGGCCCTGGAGAGGTTGACACCCAGGACAAAAACAAG CAAACCGCCTTGCACTGGTCAGCGTTCTATAACAGGCCGGAGCACGTTCGCCTCCTCATCAAGCACGACTCAAATATCGGCATCCCCGACAGCGAGGGCAAGATCCCCCTGCACTGGGCCGCGCATAGCCAAGAGGCCAGCGCCACGCAAACTGTCCGCTGCATACTG GAAGCCGCTCCAACCGAGTCCCTACTAAACTGGCAGGACTACGAAGGACGAACGCCATTGCACTTTGCCGTTGCCGATGGTAACGAAGCAGTGGTGGAGGTGCTGACATCCTACAAGGGTTGCCATGTGACCGCCTACGACAACCTCTTCAGAACACCGTTGCACTGGGCCGCATTGCTTG GCCACGCTAGTATCGTCCACCTGCTGCTGGAGAGGAATACATCAGGTAGCATTCCATCAGACAGCCAGGGAGCGACACCGCTTCATTACGGAGCTCAGAGCAACAATGCT GAGACAGTGGGCGTGTTTCTTTCCCACCCATCGGTAAAGGATGAATCCGACCTGGAGGGCAGGACAGCATTCATGTGGGCAGCCGGGAAGGGCGGCGATGATGTCATCCGCACCATGTTGGCGCTCACGCCGCACATCGACATCAACATGGCCGACAAGTATGGCGGCACTG CTCTGCATGCAGCCGCCCTGTCGGGCCACGTAAACACCGTCCAGTTGCTATTAGAGAGAGGAGCCATGGTGGACTCCCTGGATGTGATGAAACACACGCCGCTCTTTCGTGCCTGTGAGATGGGACACAGAGATGTCATTCTCACGCTCATCAAAG GCTCGGCACGTGTGGACCTGGTGGATGTGGACGGTCACACGGCTCTGCATTGGGCAGCTCTGGGAGGGAATGCTGAGGTCTGCCAGATCTTAATGGACAACGGGATCAGCCCCAATGTAAAG GACCATGCAGGGCGGACTCCACTGCAGTGTGCTGCTTATGGTGGCTACATCACCTGCATGGCAGTACTCATGGAGAAACACGCTGATCCAAACATCCAGGACAAGGAG GGGAGGACCGCTCTCCACTGGTCTTGCAACAATGGCTATCTGGACGCCGTGAAGTTATTGCTGGGCTACAGCGCCTTTCCTAACCACATGGAGCACACAGAAGAGAG GTACACGCCACTGGACTACGCGCTGCTGGGAGGCCACAGCGAAGTCACCCAGTTTATGCTGGAGCACGGGGCTCTGTCCATCGCCGCCATCCAGGACATTGCTGCCGCCTCCATCCAGGCCATCTACAAGGGCTACACAGTCCGGAAGGCCTTCAGGGAGAGGAAGCAGCTCCTCATGAGGCACGAGCAGCTACGCAAGGACGCCGCCAA GAAGCGAGAGGAAGAACTGCGGCGTAGAGAAGCAGTGCAACAAATATCTACTGCCAAGGTGGAGGAACAAAAATCGTCAACAACTGCACATGAGAAGAAGCTATGCTTGGTAAACCTGGTGGCAGATTTGTCCGTGAAGGATTCTGTGGTTGCATCAAAGAAAACATCTAAACACGAACGGCGAAACAAAGAAGAGACTCATAAAG CCCTTAGGAGTAGATCCACGCGGAGCAAAACTGCTGAGCCGGCTCATTCCCCCAACCCCAACGGCCACGCGTCACGTGACACGACAACCGACAGACCGAAGGAGCCGCCATCTCCCGGCGTTTGCGCATCTCCCAGACCTTCCACCACACGCAAAATCAGGGAGCAAAGACTTCTCCCGTGCCCAGGCGCCCCTTCCACGGATGCCAACAGCCCACTGACAAAGAGCCATTCCCCAAAGCGAGGACACCACAGGGTCAAAGATCACGCTCGAGTTGGAGGCTCGTCCTTGAATGCAAAAAGCCCCTCCAGAAAACTTTGCGCTGCTGGTGACGCATCGCGGGCGCACGGCGGAGAGCAGCAAAAGAGGCGGCACGAGGCTGCGGGGGTCATCCAGCGGGCGTGGCGGAG GCGTCTGGCACGCAAGCAAATTGAAGGCAAGGCCGCAGTAGAGTTAAGGGATTTCAACCACAGGCACAGCAGGAAGAGGCGGACAGAGGTGCGAGCTCCTCCTACAAAACCTGCGGCCACTAAGATGTCGGTGCTACAAAACATTTACG ggaACTCGGTGGCTGTCCGTGGACATTCTTCTTTTCGAGGGTCTCAACTACTCTTGAACATCCCCCTACGCACCCAAAGCCAAC TGAGCGGTTTGGACTGCGTGCACCTGACCGACGCCGTGAATCAAGCCAGGCAGTTCTCGTACCACCTGAGGCCGCAGAGCGCCGAGCAGGGCCGGGCCCGCCGGGGAAAACGTTGA